One genomic region from Anabaena sp. PCC 7108 encodes:
- the psbD gene encoding photosystem II D2 protein (photosystem q(a) protein): protein MTIAVGRAPSRGWFDVLDDWLKRDRFVFVGWSGILLFPCAFLALGGWLTGTTFVTSWYTHGLASSYLEGANFLTVAVSTPADSMGHSLLLLWGPEAQGDFTRWIQLGGLWPFVALHGAFGLIGFMLRQFEIARLVGIRPYNALAFSGPIAVFVSVFLMYPLGQSSWFFAPSFGVAAIFRFLLFLQGFHNWTLNPFHMMGVAGILGGALLSAIHGATVENTLFEDGEGSNTFPGFNPTQAEETYSMVTANRFWSQIFGIAFSNKRWLHFFMLFVPVTGLWMSSVGIVGLALNLRAYDFVSQELRAAEDPEFETFYTKNILLNEGIRAWMAPQDQPHEQFVFPEEVLPRGNAL, encoded by the coding sequence ATGACCATTGCAGTTGGACGCGCCCCTAGTAGAGGGTGGTTTGACGTACTAGACGACTGGTTAAAGCGCGATCGCTTCGTATTCGTAGGTTGGTCAGGAATATTATTATTCCCCTGCGCCTTCCTCGCACTAGGCGGTTGGCTAACCGGTACAACCTTCGTCACATCCTGGTACACCCACGGATTAGCATCCTCCTACCTAGAAGGAGCTAACTTCCTGACCGTAGCAGTATCCACACCAGCAGACAGCATGGGACACTCCCTACTGTTGCTGTGGGGACCAGAAGCTCAAGGCGACTTCACCCGTTGGATTCAACTAGGTGGCTTGTGGCCTTTCGTAGCCCTACACGGAGCCTTTGGATTAATCGGCTTCATGTTGCGCCAATTTGAAATTGCCAGACTAGTAGGGATTCGTCCTTACAACGCTCTCGCTTTCTCAGGTCCCATCGCCGTATTCGTCAGCGTCTTCCTGATGTATCCCTTGGGACAATCTAGCTGGTTCTTTGCACCCAGCTTTGGAGTAGCAGCAATCTTCCGCTTCCTCTTATTCCTGCAAGGTTTCCACAACTGGACACTTAATCCCTTCCACATGATGGGCGTAGCAGGTATTTTGGGCGGTGCATTACTTTCTGCTATTCACGGTGCGACAGTAGAAAACACCTTGTTTGAAGATGGTGAAGGCTCTAACACCTTCCCCGGTTTCAACCCCACCCAAGCTGAAGAAACCTACTCCATGGTGACAGCAAACCGTTTCTGGTCACAGATTTTCGGAATTGCTTTCTCCAACAAGCGCTGGTTACACTTCTTCATGTTATTTGTACCAGTTACAGGCTTGTGGATGAGTTCTGTCGGTATCGTTGGTTTAGCATTAAACCTGCGAGCTTATGACTTCGTTTCCCAAGAATTACGGGCAGCAGAAGACCCAGAGTTTGAAACTTTCTATACCAAAAACATTTTGCTGAACGAGGGTATCCGCGCTTGGATGGCTCCTCAAGATCAACCCCACGAACAATTTGTATTCCCTGAAGAAGTATTACCACGTGGTAACGCTCTCTAA